A segment of the Corylus avellana chromosome ca2, CavTom2PMs-1.0 genome:
AGGAACACAAACTTGAAGCTCCAACAATCACAAAAGTAAGCCAAATATGAGTTAAATAATGAGAGAGTGATCAAGCAATGAAGCAACAACAAAAGTTTCAAGATACCGCGTAGCTAATAAATGCTAATTCATGAGATTCGCAATATGAACCAAGTGACTATAGAATCGCAGCTCAACAAAAGCAGTTATTAACATAAAATGAGTTAAGATAGTTATGCTTTTAGATTCTACAATTCCCTATGAATATAAGGAAGTATATAAGGGGCAATAAGCGGAAATTTCTCTATCTTCCGAACCTGGGATTGACTTTTTCAGGTCCGAGAACCAAAGGAACAAGTAAAAGAATGGGCGTCCAATCAGCTTGACCTTTTGAAAATTCGAAACAATGTCTTGAGACATCATCAATGCAAAGAACTGGAGCTCCACCTCGCTCCCCATCTTCATCTCCAGAAACAATATAAACAGCCATAGGAAGTGGCAGGTCCTCAAGGTCAGTTACCTCTCTTTTAATGCGGGCTAGAGTTTCCCATGTGCGACACATGGCATAAGGGCCCACCCATGACCCAGCAGCCAGGTCATAAGCCTTTCCGGCTTGAAGAAGATTGTGGATAGAAAAAGGTGATGCCTCAGAATCACCAAAAGAGTGCAGAATCTCAATATATTCTCGATCCAATGGCTGTGCATGTGATACAAAGAAACCATCAAAAGGTACATACTGGAAGATAAATTAGATTCTAATTGACTTTTTTCaggaagaaaaagataatttaaGCActaaatatcacatttttacAACATCCACCTCACCTTTTGCAGAGGTTTCCTCCAGGATCTACCTAATCGATGAAAAAGCAATGCCTACACAGAAAAAGCATGATTACAACAAGAAACAACCTCATGACCAATTAACCTGAATATCATACTAAAATAATATGATACTACTGATAATAACTATTAATTAGGAGAAAATAAAGCAGAAGCATACCTGAGCAGCAAGCATCTGACTACTGCGAAGCATGCAACCCCAGTTTACATCACTGGTATACTTTGTATCTCCAATAGCAGCAAAACCTGTAGGAAAACAGAGATAGTAGTTTCATTCCAGCAATTCCAATTTGCAAAAGCTTTCTTTCCAGATCTTAGAAAGGAGAATATTTTACGAAAGAAACCTTTACGATATGTCATCAAAATTCTTGATGAAAAGTCTTGTTCAAATCCTGCTAATCCATTGCTAGTATCAGTATCTCCAGATGACTCATCCTGTGAGATTCTATAGCACACACCTAAAAGCCATATGTCACTTGTTGAGCTAGAAATGCCAGTCCTGCTTGACCCTAGCACTCGTTCGTGAAGTCTCCTCATTGAGCCAGTAGCCACAGCTTTTCTCACAGCTGATGTCCACCCATTATGTCTAGTATGAACTGCCTTTTTTTCACAAACCGATGAATCACTATGAACTGCCTTGTTTTCACAAGCTGATGGTTCACTATGTGTTTCAAAGATCGAGAAAGCTGAAGCAAAGAAACTTGACCATAAGGAGGCCTTGGGGAACTTGCTATCACTGGATACAGGGTCTGAACAAACAGATGGTGGACTACTATTTGATGTATCAGTTAAACTTTTAGAAGAACATTTTGAAGCAACAGCCCTCTCAAAGAAACCCTTCATTACCTAGTCATAAAGCGTCATACAATGATGGAATCGGCTCATAGAAGCAAATGCCAGCTTTATTATTTATCTGCAAGTAAGagataaaaatagaaataagcTCCAAACAGAAACCaagagaataaaatatatatgataacatAGGGAAGCACATTAATGATTGTGAAATAATAAAAGTACATATTTAATTCAGTACAAATTTGTGTTCTCAAATCTCCAATACTCTTAATATTATGTCAGTCTGGCTGAACTATCTTAGAAAAGAATCTATACTGAGAATAGGAGAGTGAATGCATGAAAAACAGAAAGTAAAGAGTCCTATGCACAAACTGATTCAagccacatttaaaaaattgtcgACTATGTGGACCACTGAAGAAAATTCGTTggtaaattgaaaattgtttttaaaaagcaaaaaaccgagaagtgttttcaaaacataaaagaaacaaaatccaaaaaaaaaaaaaaaaaaaaaacttttggctAACCTTTACAAGTGGTGACCGCCACCCCTTCACATTGAAGGAGGGCAAGTGGATCTCCTCCTCCTCAAGGTAGCCTCCACACCTAAAAAAGTGAGCATATGTTTCAAAACATGCATGCGTAgtgtttcatttcaaaaaagtgttgtgttttgaaaagtattttgtggtttgttttgcAAATATGTGTTAGTGGTGGGGGCCACATCTAAAAACCGTTTGTCTGAAAAGAGTTTTTCAATGTTTGAAAAGTAAAACAGTTTTTGAAAACTTTGCCAAACACCCCATGTCCAAACCCCTTAAGGTTGGTTACCCAAATCCTTCTTTGCCACGCACCTCTACCCAGAGCATCATTTGTTTCAGGCCCTATACacaactctaaaaaaaaaatgccttctTCATCACCACCATTtctaaaacagaaaaaaaaaaaaaaaaaaaaaaaaattgaaatcccaAAAGACTCAGGTATAAGATAAAGAATACAAGCAAGAATATGGAACAACTGAAGAGCGAGGGTCTGTATACATAATAGCTGAACTGAACACAATACATCCTAATGACTTAGCATCAGCTGCACAATCCTGTTTCGTCATTCAGCTCACATCTTAATAGTACTTATCCACAACTTCCCTGTTAATTATACCTTAACTTCAACATTCCACATAACAATTACATCAATTAGATAAAATGATTCATATGCAGAACTTCAAAGAACAGaattcctcttcttctcttacTACAACTTCAATTTCCAAAAttgtactctctctctctctctctctctctggtggGAGCATCTTAACTTAACAAAGGTTAATCCCAATAAGATGGTTAAACCAAGTGAACTGTTTTCTGTCCAACTCAATCTAAGGCCAGTTCCTCTTTCAACATTTAGCTATGTTAACCACTTATATGTTAACCGAAGCATTTAGCAGGAATATGTCTCTAGTATGGGCACATCACCTCAGAATTACAATAAACAATTCTAACATCTTTTGAATAACAGTGGCCAACCAATGACCAAATTCCCTTGTAAAATCCAAAAAACCCATCTTTGTATCTTTTCACTtggaaaagggaaaatattttcaggctTGCTGAAGAGAACTTAAAACTCGAAGCAGGAATATGAATGATTAAGCACACTATTTACAACGAATACAACAATATTCCATCACATGACTATTGGGCATTGGCACATTGAATGGCCAAGCTAAATAACTAACTATTTTCATATATCTTTCTGATACATACACTAAATTCCCAACTTATTCTTAATCTTGGGCGGGCAAGAACATCATGGTTAGCAGCACCACCACTACAAACCAATGAAACTACCAACAGCAAGGCTTGCTCTTTCAATTTGACATTATATAGACAGAAACGGCTCAGCCATATAAGTTTCTTCCAATCAAGCAGTAATTGCTAATGACCACTATCTGGGATTCATTGAGAAACCTATAGCCCCACCTTTTGTCCCCCAAACTCGCTTTCCTTAGTTCCCTAATAAGGCTATACCCCCAACACTCAGGGATCTGACGAtgacaataataataacataaaaataaacgCAAATAGAGTCCAGAAAAGAGAAAGTGATTGGGATCTGAAAGCATCATAGCATTTGTTAGAAAAGTGATTTAAGCATCCAACAAATTCATTCAATTCAGAgacataacaaaaacaaaacaagaaaaatgctCCTCGCTGCCATAATTTCAAGCagcaccaacaaaaaaaaaaaaaaaaccatataattcaaaatccccaccaataaaaaaaaaaaaaaaaagaagcccaaagTATATATGATGATGTATGgggaaaggaaagagagaacaGAAAGAAAAGGATAGCTTACCTAAAAAAATTTGCTGAATTTGAATCTGATAAAAATGATGGTGGATGTTTATGCTTTTGGGGTTGGATTGGTGGGGGTGGTGTCGTGGCTTATTCTCTAAAAGGATTCAATTTTGTTATGGTGAATGATGGAGGAGAAATTTCATATGCGTACGGAATCACCCGAGACCAAAAACCAAACACTCGTCCCGACTCCAGGAGGTCTCTCAGCTTGTTTTGGAATCTAGGACTTCGAAATTCGGGACGAACTAATAAAACCAACAATTCCAACtctaaataatgttttttttttttggtattgggTTTGTGAACACGGCCGATTAAGTAAAGTAGTCCGGAGGCCCATCCATTTTAGCGCAAAACACAAAAAGGCTCCTGGGCCTGGCCCAGCTCAAACGAGTGATTGAGGCCTGGCCCAGCTCTAAGAATgtgtatatttatttatttatttatttttcatacaaGTAAGAATGTGTTTAGATTGAATTGAGGTCCCCTTACTTACTATCTATGAGTCAAAAGGTTGTTTTCACTAGTTTATAGtaaaaataagtgaaaaaaaaaaatcttttttattttactagCCATCGTGTCAAGGGAATTGACTAGCtgctaaattattaaaaaaagaaaaagaaaaaggcttttTAATTAACGGAATAAGTTCTTAGAATAGAATAGTTATTCACATAGAGGAATGATTCACGTCAATGTTTCTTTTCCATCTCATGcatcttataaattcaatatatcTATCCTCCTTTATTTCTGGTAAtattatagttattttttttcctaataaaaaaagcattttGTGTAGCAAACGAGGCTTaaggaactttttttttttttgaaatgaggCTTAAGGAACTTGCTAAGCAATATAGCTCCttaagacattaaaaaaaaaaaaactaattaaaaatacaaatgtTTCTCTCtattcttcattattttttttgggtgaacaAAGTAATGATGAGAAAATAATGCACCTGGGATTACTCTTTCAGATTCTCctggaaaaaaattaattagtttatgaactttttcgTGTGACTTTTATTCTTTTACGAATTCATcatcactttttaaataaattaaacatttatttttaaaaatttgaaggcgtcaacatttttatataaaaaaatggcaACTTCCGAACCTTTTGTCCCTTTTAGCAAAGCAATTGGACgactcattttatttatttatttatttcgtgAACTTAATGAGTTACTAAAATTCACAATATTTCATCTTTGTTAGAAAATATGACTATTAcgaatttttttcttaaaaaaaaaattaccgtTAGGAAAGGACAAACTTTCAAAATATGATTATTGGAGTAATAATAtctaaatagaatagtaaaagtgaGTAGCTAAAATGCCGAGTCAAATGTAGATGctttgaaaaataatgtaaCTAAAATAGTAAAAGGTTTAGCTGTtcctaaggggtagctcaatcagttgtGGACCACGCttcataaagcggaggtcactagttcgaattcctccCTCCTctttcccttgtgtgaacatgtaaaaaaaaaagtaaaaagtttaGCTAAACATTTGTTGAGGCACATATGAATGCTCTAAGGATCTAAAGTAGAGGGAGTGGACATCCCCCTTTTGAGGTGGTCGGTCACCCCATTTAAGAGTGGTTGGCCACTGTTTTAGTATTTGAGGGGATGATGAGCTAACCTAAGGGGATAGTTAGAGTGGTTCGACCATTCAAAAGGAGGTGGCCAATAGGGGTGGgttcgggtcgggtcgggtcggatTTTGGCATTTTTCCCTACCCGACCCGCACCATGCAGGTTTGGAAAATCCAACTTGCTACCCGGGCAAAGTGAACCCTATTTGCCCGGGTTTGGGTTTTGCGAGGCGGGTTGAACAGGGCAGATATTGCGTGTTGGGAGGGTCAGGTCAGGTCGGGTgccattttttccatttttcctttcttctagTTTTCTCCAATGTTCTCATGTACgcctccctctcttcttttctccatttttttttctttcttctttcttcctttctcttcatGCATAcaacacacagagagagagagagacccacTCCTGAAACTCactcttttccttctcttttcttttcttttccctttcttcttttccttttctcttctttcttctagaAGAACCCATATGGTCTTCTTTCTTCTGAGCttatatcttcttcttcttctcgtcctcttctctctctctctctctctctctctctctctcttgttgttgttttgtgttCACAGAGGAACCCAGATCGATCGCTTACCTTCAAGAAACAAAACGCAAAACGCcttatgaaaagaaaagaaaacgtgaggaaaagagagagaaagagagagatgagagagaaacctGGGAGCGGCGGCTAGGTTATTGCTCCGTGACTGAAGAGGAGCGGCGCCGGCGAAAGAGGAGCGGcaagagtgagagtgagaagagaagagaagatagAAGAGTGAAGAGGAGCGGCGACTGGCGAGAGAGGAGCGGCGAGTCTGCTAGGTTAGAAATTTAGGAGgattctaggtttttttttttccttttaag
Coding sequences within it:
- the LOC132170545 gene encoding cysteine protease ATG4-like, with the protein product MKGFFERAVASKCSSKSLTDTSNSSPPSVCSDPVSSDSKFPKASLWSSFFASAFSIFETHSEPSACENKAVHSDSSVCEKKAVHTRHNGWTSAVRKAVATGSMRRLHERVLGSSRTGISSSTSDIWLLGVCYRISQDESSGDTDTSNGLAGFEQDFSSRILMTYRKGFAAIGDTKYTSDVNWGCMLRSSQMLAAQALLFHRLGRSWRKPLQKPLDREYIEILHSFGDSEASPFSIHNLLQAGKAYDLAAGSWVGPYAMCRTWETLARIKREVTDLEDLPLPMAVYIVSGDEDGERGGAPVLCIDDVSRHCFEFSKGQADWTPILLLVPLVLGPEKVNPRYIPSLRATFMFPQSLGILGGKPGASTYVVGVQDEKALFLDPHDVQLVVNINRDDLEADTSSYHCNIIRHISLDLIDSSLAIGFYCRDKDDFDDFCLRASKLADESNGAPLFTVAQKHNLSKPVSHPELLVDTDGIQKDDSFGVEPINDAEGHAHDDEWQLL